Proteins from a single region of Chryseobacterium sp. T16E-39:
- the gldL gene encoding gliding motility protein GldL yields MFKTKDAWMNFFYSFGAAIVILGAWLKITHINIGPISGNVALTVGLITEAIIFIIFAFDPPKSEESYAWENVYPELLDKHANPNPLHSNVSSRNNAAAQFAELENSLSTKLDKMLQDAKLDVQLFDRLRTGIDKFSNSVDQINQTVDVSASTHKYNDQLNKAAQHMESMNALYTMQIENGKKQSEFANKYVADMQKSAEHSEKFNQELQGLTSNLNNLNRVYGGMLTAMKS; encoded by the coding sequence ATGTTTAAGACTAAAGATGCTTGGATGAATTTCTTTTATTCATTCGGTGCTGCAATTGTAATCCTTGGAGCTTGGCTTAAGATTACTCACATTAACATAGGGCCAATCAGTGGTAACGTTGCACTTACGGTAGGACTTATTACTGAAGCTATCATCTTCATTATTTTCGCTTTCGACCCTCCAAAATCTGAAGAGTCTTATGCTTGGGAAAATGTATATCCTGAACTTTTAGATAAACATGCAAACCCGAACCCTTTACATTCAAATGTTTCTTCTAGAAATAATGCAGCAGCTCAATTTGCAGAATTAGAAAACTCTTTATCTACGAAATTGGATAAAATGTTACAGGATGCTAAATTAGATGTTCAATTATTTGACAGACTAAGAACAGGGATTGATAAATTTTCAAATTCTGTAGATCAGATTAATCAAACAGTAGACGTTTCTGCATCTACTCACAAATATAATGACCAACTTAATAAAGCTGCTCAACATATGGAAAGCATGAACGCTTTATATACTATGCAAATCGAGAATGGAAAAAAACAATCTGAATTTGCCAACAAGTATGTAGCAGATATGCAGAAATCAGCTGAACATTCAGAAAAATTCAATCAGGAGTTACAAGGTTTAACATCAAACTTAAATAATTTAAACAGAGTTTATGGTGGTATGTTAACTGCTATGAAATCTTAA